One segment of Nocardioides sp. QY071 DNA contains the following:
- a CDS encoding nuclear transport factor 2 family protein, translated as MNHLVDAYLATWNAGPADRDRLLAEHFAPDVSYTDPLAQVSGHAGLHALVDGVQAQFPGFVFTPVGAVDGHHDRIRFQWGLGPEGADPVVVGFDVVVLAEDGRIRDVHGFLDKVPG; from the coding sequence ATGAACCACCTCGTCGACGCCTACCTCGCCACCTGGAACGCCGGGCCCGCCGATCGCGACCGGTTGCTCGCCGAGCACTTCGCCCCCGACGTCAGCTACACCGACCCGCTGGCACAGGTCAGCGGGCACGCCGGCCTGCACGCTCTGGTCGACGGCGTCCAGGCACAGTTCCCGGGCTTCGTGTTCACGCCCGTCGGCGCCGTCGACGGCCACCACGACCGGATCCGGTTCCAGTGGGGCCTGGGGCCCGAGGGCGCCGATCCGGTCGTCGTCGGGTTCGACGTCGTCGTACTCGCCGAGGACGGACGGATCCGCGACGTGCACGGTTTCCTCGACAAGGTGCCCGGGTGA
- a CDS encoding NADP-dependent oxidoreductase, translating into MQTTQIRLAARPVGEPTDDDFAFVTEDLPALADGQVLLRTIYLSLDPYMRGRMSAAKSYAEPVPVGGVMVGQTVCEVVESRSERRAVGDIVLAYTGWQTYAVADARHTRRLDPEAAPVSTALGVLGMPGFTAYAGLLEIGRPQPGETVVVAAATGPVGSAVGQIAQLKGARSVGIAGGAEKVRALTEEFGFDVALDHRSPTFREDLAAATPDGIDVYFENVGGMVADEVARRLNLYARIPVCGLVANYNATEAPAGPDRLPGFMARVLTLSLTIRGFIQSEFEPTLTEAFQRDMTAWVRDGRVRYREDIVEGLESTPEAFRGLLVGRNFGKLLVKVGE; encoded by the coding sequence GTGCAGACCACCCAGATCCGGCTCGCCGCGCGCCCCGTGGGCGAGCCCACCGACGACGACTTCGCCTTCGTCACCGAGGACCTCCCCGCACTCGCCGACGGACAGGTCCTGCTGCGGACGATCTACCTCTCGCTGGACCCCTACATGCGGGGCCGGATGAGCGCGGCGAAGTCGTACGCCGAGCCGGTGCCGGTCGGCGGCGTCATGGTCGGCCAGACCGTCTGCGAGGTCGTCGAGAGCCGTTCCGAGCGTCGGGCCGTCGGCGACATCGTGCTGGCCTACACCGGCTGGCAGACGTACGCCGTCGCCGACGCCCGCCACACGCGCCGGCTCGACCCGGAGGCCGCCCCGGTGTCCACGGCACTGGGCGTGCTCGGGATGCCCGGCTTCACGGCCTACGCCGGACTGCTGGAGATCGGCCGCCCGCAGCCGGGCGAGACCGTGGTCGTGGCGGCCGCGACCGGGCCGGTCGGCTCGGCCGTCGGCCAGATCGCCCAGCTCAAGGGCGCCCGCTCCGTCGGTATCGCCGGGGGAGCGGAGAAGGTCCGCGCGCTCACCGAGGAGTTCGGCTTCGACGTCGCCCTGGACCACCGCTCGCCGACCTTCCGCGAGGACCTGGCCGCGGCCACGCCGGACGGCATCGACGTCTACTTCGAGAACGTCGGCGGCATGGTCGCCGACGAGGTCGCCCGGAGGCTCAACCTCTACGCCCGGATCCCGGTCTGCGGGCTGGTCGCCAACTACAACGCGACCGAGGCGCCGGCCGGTCCGGACCGGCTGCCGGGGTTCATGGCCCGGGTGCTCACCTTGAGCCTGACGATCCGCGGCTTCATCCAGAGCGAGTTCGAGCCGACCCTGACCGAGGCCTTCCAGCGCGACATGACCGCGTGGGTCCGCGACGGGAGGGTCCGCTACCGCGAGGACATCGTCGAAGGCCTGGAGAGCACGCCCGAGGCGTTCCGCGGACTGCTCGTCGGGCGCAACTTCGGCAAGCTGCTGGTGAAGGTCGGAGAATGA
- a CDS encoding GNAT family N-acetyltransferase encodes MDRGAVSAPRTWSTRVATGGPARERLLELADYVDARSTAYCTRAAWLCAAAAHLPGEAVALTIGTADRSVAGLAALTRSRRRGVWHIELLGGPFNDYGQLHHDEDTGDALAAALVDWVEREHAAWSLDLAQLPGESPVVAGLLRRLGRVRLEPGAPIPQILGIGTDYVVSRNRRRKANNALNRIAADGRRAEQLAVREPAEVARWLPRVVDVRRRRDHACGRRSHLDDPAARGFYETNVSDLATAGALTLDLLLVDGEIAGYGMVVEEPGVHRVFDGRVADGLEHYRGAVVCDLAATARASADPGVTTFDWLRGRTDGKFGNHEVHRVHLLASSGAAVDRLDRWERSARDRLKAALPAGVLQRIAER; translated from the coding sequence GTGGACCGCGGGGCTGTGAGCGCGCCGCGGACGTGGTCGACCCGGGTCGCCACGGGCGGCCCGGCCCGGGAGCGGCTCCTCGAGCTGGCGGACTACGTCGACGCCCGCAGCACGGCGTACTGCACCCGCGCGGCCTGGCTCTGCGCGGCCGCCGCGCACCTGCCCGGCGAGGCCGTCGCCCTCACGATCGGCACGGCCGACCGCTCCGTCGCCGGGCTGGCCGCCCTCACCCGCTCGCGCCGGCGCGGCGTGTGGCACATCGAGCTGCTCGGCGGACCGTTCAACGACTACGGCCAGCTCCACCACGACGAGGACACCGGCGATGCCCTCGCCGCGGCACTCGTCGACTGGGTCGAGCGAGAGCACGCCGCCTGGTCCCTCGACCTCGCCCAGCTGCCGGGCGAGAGCCCCGTCGTCGCGGGCCTGCTGCGCAGGCTGGGCCGCGTGCGGCTCGAGCCCGGTGCGCCGATCCCGCAGATCCTCGGCATCGGCACCGACTACGTCGTCAGCCGCAACCGGCGACGCAAGGCCAACAACGCCCTCAACCGGATCGCCGCGGACGGTCGCCGCGCGGAGCAGCTCGCCGTCCGGGAGCCCGCCGAGGTGGCCCGCTGGCTGCCCCGCGTCGTCGACGTACGCCGCCGTCGGGACCACGCCTGCGGCCGCCGGAGCCACCTCGACGACCCCGCCGCGCGGGGCTTCTACGAGACCAATGTGTCCGACCTTGCCACCGCCGGAGCCCTCACCCTCGACCTGCTGCTCGTCGACGGCGAGATCGCGGGCTACGGCATGGTGGTGGAGGAGCCCGGCGTCCACCGGGTCTTCGACGGTCGTGTCGCCGACGGCCTCGAGCACTACCGGGGTGCGGTCGTGTGCGACCTCGCGGCCACGGCCCGCGCCTCCGCCGACCCCGGCGTGACCACCTTCGACTGGCTGCGAGGCCGCACCGACGGCAAGTTCGGCAATCACGAGGTGCACCGCGTCCACCTCCTCGCCTCCTCCGGTGCTGCCGTCGACCGGCTCGACCGGTGGGAGCGGTCGGCCCGGGACCGGCTCAAGGCTGCCCTGCCGGCCGGCGTGCTGCAGAGGATCGCAGAGCGGTGA
- the galE gene encoding UDP-glucose 4-epimerase GalE: MKVLVTGGAGYIGSTVVSALLDAGHEPIILDDLSAGRVEFVRDLPFHRGDIADRALVRSILSAHPDLRSAVHCAARVVVPESVSDPVGYYRTNVSGTLELVAALADGGVTDLVFSSSAAVYATGEDPGVDETAPLGPSSPYARTKAMTEAILADVSAVTGLRSLALRYFNPMGADPALRTGPQQPVPQHVLGRLVEARRRDEPFLITGVDYPTPDGTGIRDYVHVWDLARAHVAAVEQFDRALDGRRHRVINLGTGRGTSVRELVDVFTAVSRRAVEVVAAPRRPGDAVGAFARCERAAELLDWKAELDLEAGVRDALAWSARRGDVLPDLAEATP; the protein is encoded by the coding sequence ATGAAGGTCCTCGTCACCGGCGGCGCCGGCTACATCGGGAGCACCGTCGTCTCCGCGCTCCTCGACGCCGGGCACGAGCCGATCATCCTCGACGACCTGTCGGCCGGACGGGTCGAGTTCGTCCGCGACCTGCCGTTCCACCGCGGTGACATCGCGGACCGCGCCCTGGTGCGCAGCATCCTGTCCGCCCACCCGGACCTGCGCTCCGCCGTGCACTGCGCGGCTCGCGTCGTCGTCCCCGAGTCCGTGAGCGACCCGGTGGGCTACTACCGCACCAACGTCTCCGGCACCCTCGAGCTGGTGGCCGCGCTCGCCGACGGGGGCGTCACCGACCTCGTCTTCAGCAGCTCGGCCGCGGTCTACGCCACAGGCGAGGACCCCGGCGTCGACGAGACCGCCCCGCTCGGCCCCAGCAGCCCCTACGCCCGCACCAAGGCGATGACGGAGGCGATCCTCGCCGACGTCAGCGCCGTCACCGGACTGCGCTCGCTCGCCCTGCGCTACTTCAACCCGATGGGTGCCGACCCCGCCCTGCGCACCGGCCCGCAACAGCCGGTGCCCCAGCACGTTCTCGGCCGCCTGGTCGAGGCCCGCCGGCGGGACGAGCCGTTCCTGATCACCGGCGTCGACTACCCGACGCCTGACGGCACCGGCATCCGCGACTACGTCCACGTGTGGGACCTCGCCCGCGCCCATGTCGCCGCCGTCGAGCAGTTCGACCGTGCGCTCGACGGGCGCCGGCACCGCGTGATCAACCTGGGCACCGGCCGCGGGACCAGCGTGCGCGAGCTCGTCGACGTGTTCACCGCGGTGTCCCGCCGCGCCGTCGAGGTCGTCGCGGCGCCCCGCCGCCCGGGTGACGCCGTCGGTGCCTTCGCCCGCTGCGAGCGGGCAGCCGAGCTTCTCGACTGGAAGGCCGAGCTCGACCTCGAGGCCGGCGTCCGCGACGCCCTGGCCTGGTCCGCTCGGCGCGGCGACGTCCTGCCCGACCTCGCCGAGGCGACCCCGTGA
- a CDS encoding helix-turn-helix transcriptional regulator: MMRNPAVLTDLPTPVLLEETVLALRAREAELSARCPEASERWRRWEEEHGGTGTAAFCAVLAGFLALAVLDDPVDLARAAALTQALGEERVAQRLQRAARLVDLDPDLPLTTVVVHRLLAEETTAGVGRALLFQDLDVQVAPEDRVTVRAARADLVAFGRGGSVAAGRRGLGMLAASPWGPAAEELVEEADDADLEVVATLLGWCRSWRTDRDRVLVGRQVQRLVAVSGVSQRRFAARIGTSPSRLSSYVGGSVTPSATMLLRIQRSARAFQAELSGAAGSSANVASPVRA; this comes from the coding sequence ATGATGCGCAACCCCGCAGTCCTGACCGACCTCCCGACCCCCGTGCTCCTCGAGGAGACGGTGCTCGCACTCCGGGCACGCGAGGCCGAGCTGTCGGCGAGGTGCCCGGAGGCGAGCGAGCGCTGGCGGCGTTGGGAGGAGGAGCACGGCGGCACCGGTACGGCCGCGTTCTGTGCGGTCCTGGCCGGCTTCCTGGCGCTCGCCGTCCTCGACGACCCGGTGGACCTGGCCCGGGCGGCGGCCCTCACCCAGGCGCTGGGGGAGGAGCGGGTCGCGCAACGCCTGCAGCGGGCCGCGCGGCTGGTCGACCTCGACCCCGACCTACCGCTGACCACGGTGGTCGTGCACCGCCTGCTCGCCGAGGAGACCACGGCCGGCGTGGGCCGCGCACTGCTCTTCCAGGACCTCGACGTCCAGGTCGCGCCCGAGGACCGGGTCACCGTGCGGGCGGCCCGCGCCGACCTGGTCGCCTTCGGCCGCGGCGGTTCGGTCGCCGCCGGGCGGCGCGGCCTGGGCATGCTCGCGGCCTCGCCCTGGGGCCCGGCCGCCGAGGAGCTGGTCGAGGAGGCCGACGACGCGGACCTCGAGGTCGTGGCCACCCTGCTCGGCTGGTGCCGGTCGTGGCGCACCGACCGCGACCGGGTGCTGGTCGGACGTCAGGTGCAGCGCCTGGTCGCCGTCAGCGGGGTGAGCCAGCGCCGGTTCGCCGCCCGGATCGGTACGTCGCCCTCGCGCCTGTCGAGCTACGTCGGCGGCTCGGTGACCCCGTCGGCCACGATGCTGCTCCGGATCCAGCGCTCCGCGCGGGCCTTCCAGGCCGAGCTGTCCGGCGCCGCCGGTAGCTCGGCGAACGTGGCCTCGCCCGTCCGGGCCTGA
- a CDS encoding helix-turn-helix transcriptional regulator, with translation MWGIVASFEQRADGDAELTATWERAVDRLTVRRGAPAPLVRTVLANALSIVSFGEVTDIEFLAQLVAQLGGRQVAEFQDQALVSVEGEDRELTTALARALGERAWGLQGGAAGTLDLRERPDLVAVCAEAVTWLMTVGDAAAQVPAITDLDALLAVFRDGGVLEWRALTGATRAEPWSGIIDKHLAMLDPEVHVAEARSLQAVSEMIRRIVEDDERAAIAAHIRNAIAETGLTQREFAALVGTSSSRLSTYVTGSVTPSAAMLLRINRAARRARRGGAGD, from the coding sequence ATGTGGGGGATCGTCGCGTCGTTCGAGCAACGGGCGGACGGCGACGCGGAGCTGACCGCGACGTGGGAGCGCGCCGTCGACCGGTTGACCGTACGCCGAGGGGCACCGGCACCGCTGGTCCGGACCGTGCTCGCCAACGCCCTGTCGATCGTGAGCTTCGGCGAGGTCACCGACATCGAGTTCCTCGCCCAGCTGGTGGCCCAGCTCGGCGGCCGGCAGGTCGCCGAGTTCCAGGACCAGGCGCTGGTGAGCGTCGAAGGGGAGGACCGCGAGCTCACCACGGCCCTGGCCCGCGCCCTCGGCGAACGGGCCTGGGGACTCCAGGGCGGCGCCGCCGGGACGCTCGACCTCCGCGAGCGTCCCGACCTGGTCGCGGTCTGCGCGGAGGCGGTCACGTGGCTGATGACCGTGGGCGACGCCGCGGCGCAGGTGCCCGCGATCACCGACCTCGACGCGCTGCTCGCGGTCTTCCGCGACGGCGGTGTGCTCGAGTGGCGCGCACTCACCGGCGCGACGCGGGCCGAGCCGTGGTCGGGCATCATCGACAAGCACCTCGCGATGCTGGACCCTGAGGTCCACGTCGCGGAGGCCCGGAGCCTGCAGGCGGTCAGCGAGATGATCCGCCGCATCGTCGAGGACGACGAGCGCGCCGCGATCGCGGCCCACATCCGCAACGCCATCGCCGAGACCGGGCTCACCCAGCGGGAGTTCGCGGCCCTGGTCGGGACCTCGTCGTCGCGGCTGTCGACGTACGTCACCGGCTCGGTGACGCCCTCGGCAGCCATGCTGCTGCGCATCAACCGGGCCGCGCGCCGGGCCCGCCGCGGCGGAGCCGGCGACTAG
- a CDS encoding GntR family transcriptional regulator, translating into MGGSTHDSTDFESEADRVASAIRDQILDGTRSPGSKLVERDLADELGVSRVPVRDALKTLVGEGLVTPRPRTWAIVREFSPADVADLNEVRSALEVLTFRLAANRRTRDGLARLREVLDTEHEAVRRNDAALARRAAADFHEQVTMLAGNDLLHEIGGLLKSRIRWLLLQHEDVDGVAEEHQALYDAIAERDVARVSTLILAHMGNIRYLDDPTWRDDDPLLGGAVGVESTG; encoded by the coding sequence ATGGGGGGCAGCACCCACGACAGCACGGACTTCGAGTCGGAGGCGGACCGGGTCGCCTCCGCGATCCGCGACCAGATCCTCGACGGCACCCGCTCGCCGGGCAGCAAGCTGGTCGAGCGCGACCTCGCCGACGAGCTCGGCGTGAGCCGCGTGCCGGTGCGCGACGCGCTCAAGACCCTGGTGGGCGAGGGCCTGGTGACGCCCCGGCCCCGCACCTGGGCGATCGTGCGCGAGTTCTCGCCCGCCGACGTCGCCGACCTCAACGAGGTTCGCTCGGCCCTCGAGGTGCTGACCTTCCGCCTGGCCGCCAACCGACGTACCCGCGACGGCCTGGCCCGGCTGCGCGAGGTGCTCGACACCGAGCACGAGGCCGTACGCCGCAACGACGCGGCCCTGGCCCGGCGGGCGGCGGCGGACTTCCACGAGCAGGTCACCATGCTCGCCGGCAACGACCTGCTCCACGAGATCGGCGGCTTGCTCAAGAGCCGGATCCGCTGGCTGCTGCTCCAGCACGAGGACGTCGACGGCGTCGCCGAGGAGCACCAGGCGCTCTACGACGCGATCGCGGAACGCGACGTCGCGCGGGTGAGCACGCTGATCCTGGCCCACATGGGCAACATCCGCTACCTCGACGACCCGACCTGGCGCGACGACGACCCGCTCCTCGGCGGTGCGGTAGGGGTCGAGTCGACCGGCTGA
- a CDS encoding cytosine permease gives MTTSTGTPSGTDRDQTPGRELESEFEHSPVPATHRKSLLTVSAVWFGFPMILTNAIPGGLVVALLGFWQGVAAILVANAIMFVYVSLLSYRAGQTGKSFALQATETFGTLGYAIASGFLATVVVGWFAFNTGATGASLNQAFGWNETLVVLVAGTAFIAVTYVGIKALSWLGAIAAPLFIVAVVIAIVVAASTADFSQVTSYAGVGGGAMTFGVAVTSIMATFADSGTMTADFTRWSRNGREAVLATVTAFPIASLVAQLSGGVLVAAGAIANAGAVGGDFTPILTGEDNVLLNAFVVVFVLINLGSVCTHCLYNGALGWSHLTRSTMRLLTLVLGVLGVVVALAGAWHHFVSWLAFLGVLVPPLGAVLIADQVLLRGRLDGRAESPVRITAFLAWAIGAGAAVIVHYSADFLSDAVVGLVVGLVAYLVIERVLDVRTPARA, from the coding sequence ATGACGACCTCCACGGGAACCCCGTCCGGAACCGACCGGGACCAGACGCCCGGGCGCGAGCTCGAGTCCGAGTTCGAGCACAGCCCGGTCCCCGCGACGCACCGCAAGTCGCTCCTGACGGTCTCGGCCGTGTGGTTCGGCTTCCCGATGATCCTGACCAACGCCATCCCCGGCGGACTCGTCGTCGCGCTCCTCGGCTTCTGGCAGGGCGTGGCCGCGATCCTGGTCGCCAACGCGATCATGTTCGTCTACGTCAGCCTGCTCAGCTACCGCGCCGGCCAGACCGGCAAGAGCTTCGCGCTGCAGGCCACCGAGACCTTCGGCACCCTCGGGTACGCCATCGCCTCCGGCTTCCTCGCGACCGTGGTCGTCGGCTGGTTCGCGTTCAACACCGGCGCGACCGGCGCGAGCCTCAACCAGGCCTTCGGCTGGAACGAGACCCTCGTCGTCCTCGTCGCCGGCACCGCCTTCATCGCCGTGACGTACGTCGGCATCAAGGCGCTCTCGTGGCTCGGCGCGATCGCGGCCCCGTTGTTCATCGTCGCGGTCGTCATCGCGATCGTGGTGGCCGCCAGCACCGCCGACTTCTCGCAGGTCACCAGCTATGCCGGGGTCGGCGGGGGAGCGATGACCTTCGGCGTCGCGGTCACCTCGATCATGGCGACCTTCGCCGACTCGGGCACGATGACCGCCGACTTCACCCGCTGGTCGCGCAACGGCCGCGAGGCGGTGCTCGCCACCGTCACCGCGTTCCCGATCGCCAGCCTGGTCGCCCAGCTCAGCGGCGGCGTCCTGGTCGCCGCCGGCGCGATCGCCAACGCCGGCGCGGTCGGCGGCGACTTCACCCCGATCCTCACCGGCGAGGACAACGTCCTGCTCAACGCATTCGTCGTCGTGTTCGTGCTGATCAACCTCGGTTCGGTCTGCACCCACTGCCTCTACAACGGAGCCCTCGGCTGGTCGCACCTGACCCGCTCGACCATGAGGCTGCTCACCCTCGTGCTCGGCGTGCTCGGCGTCGTCGTCGCACTGGCCGGCGCCTGGCACCACTTCGTCAGCTGGCTGGCGTTCCTCGGCGTCCTGGTGCCGCCTCTCGGCGCCGTCCTCATCGCCGACCAGGTCCTGCTCCGGGGCCGCCTCGACGGCCGCGCGGAGTCGCCGGTGCGGATCACCGCGTTCCTGGCCTGGGCCATCGGCGCCGGTGCTGCTGTCATCGTCCACTACTCCGCGGACTTCCTGTCCGACGCCGTCGTGGGCCTGGTCGTCGGCCTGGTCGCCTACCTGGTGATCGAGCGGGTCCTCGACGTCAGGACGCCAGCCCGCGCGTGA
- a CDS encoding aminoglycoside phosphotransferase family protein: MRAPTVPQDYLLDPSFIVFAATEPGDVRRIRREVEGRTWAAAHGLPTARTVAVGPDDRWMATRRVPDEPGESQDYLEAALDVARRIERIPAPRFRTAGASWAAPRSATVGNALRLAAAGVSPWLFASTRTAAARVPCTVTVHNDFHRANVLRAGPGEVVVIDWEYTSTGPRHHDFLRLLVDVVDADLARGGLESVLRSTTRAEHAAIAHQLRWLALRTYGSEVCIPAADLRPDLVERRRRRWREVFAWTAGL, encoded by the coding sequence GTGAGAGCGCCGACGGTGCCGCAGGACTACCTGCTCGATCCGTCGTTCATCGTCTTCGCTGCGACCGAGCCCGGCGACGTCCGGCGGATCCGTCGCGAGGTCGAGGGGCGCACCTGGGCTGCCGCGCACGGGCTGCCGACGGCCCGGACGGTCGCCGTCGGGCCAGACGACCGCTGGATGGCGACCCGGCGGGTCCCCGACGAACCGGGGGAGTCGCAGGACTACCTGGAGGCCGCTCTCGACGTTGCCCGACGCATCGAGAGGATCCCCGCCCCGCGCTTCCGCACCGCCGGCGCCAGCTGGGCAGCGCCCCGGTCGGCGACGGTGGGCAACGCCCTCCGGCTGGCGGCCGCGGGCGTGAGCCCGTGGCTGTTCGCCTCGACCCGTACCGCCGCTGCCCGGGTTCCGTGCACTGTCACCGTCCACAACGACTTCCACCGCGCCAACGTGCTTCGCGCCGGGCCCGGCGAGGTCGTCGTGATCGACTGGGAGTACACCTCCACCGGGCCCCGGCACCACGACTTCCTGCGGCTGCTCGTCGACGTCGTGGACGCCGATCTCGCCCGCGGCGGCCTCGAGAGCGTGCTGCGGTCCACGACGCGTGCCGAGCACGCCGCGATCGCCCACCAGCTGCGGTGGCTGGCGCTGCGCACCTACGGCTCGGAGGTCTGCATCCCCGCGGCCGATCTCCGCCCCGACCTCGTCGAGCGTCGCCGGCGCCGTTGGCGGGAGGTGTTCGCGTGGACCGCGGGGCTGTGA
- a CDS encoding helix-turn-helix transcriptional regulator: MTTLVESLQVGPMLRSWRERRRFSQQELSNLSTVSTRHLSRVETGRAHPTPEMILHLADNLEVPLRERNRLLLAAGYAPRYSEQSLDDGSLAVVMDVLRSLLDAHLPYPAVLLDDHWDVVDANAAIGVLLADCAPELLEPPVNVVRLCLHPGGLAPRIENLDEWAGHLHHQALSRAARTHDPRHHELVAEIVRLHGGTPRLDPTLGPVLSLRLRTGDGVLRLFSTSAQLTTATDVALEGLRLETFLPADETTRALFGR, translated from the coding sequence ATGACCACGCTCGTGGAGAGCCTGCAGGTGGGCCCGATGCTTCGCTCGTGGCGCGAGCGGCGCCGGTTCAGCCAGCAGGAGCTGTCGAACCTCTCGACCGTGTCGACCCGTCACCTCAGCCGGGTCGAGACCGGGCGGGCGCACCCGACACCGGAGATGATCCTGCACCTGGCCGACAACCTGGAGGTGCCGCTGCGCGAGCGCAACCGGCTGCTGCTGGCGGCGGGCTACGCCCCGCGCTACTCGGAGCAGTCGCTCGACGACGGGTCGCTCGCCGTCGTGATGGACGTGCTGCGCAGCCTGCTCGACGCCCACCTGCCGTACCCCGCGGTGCTCCTCGACGACCACTGGGACGTGGTCGACGCGAACGCCGCGATCGGTGTCCTGCTGGCCGACTGCGCGCCGGAGCTGCTGGAGCCGCCGGTCAACGTGGTCCGGCTGTGCCTGCACCCGGGTGGTCTCGCCCCGCGGATCGAGAACCTCGACGAGTGGGCCGGCCACCTGCACCACCAGGCGCTCAGCCGCGCAGCGCGCACCCACGACCCGCGCCACCACGAGCTGGTCGCCGAGATCGTCCGGCTGCACGGCGGCACGCCTCGCCTCGACCCGACGCTCGGGCCGGTGCTGAGCCTGCGGCTGCGCACCGGCGACGGCGTGCTGCGGCTGTTCAGCACCTCCGCCCAGCTGACCACCGCCACCGACGTCGCCCTCGAGGGGCTGCGACTCGAGACCTTCCTGCCCGCCGACGAGACGACCCGCGCGCTCTTCGGGAGATAG
- a CDS encoding oligosaccharide flippase family protein — MTATTEPTTATPPRPADGTLRRTGSTVAALAASELLGKVATFVMFLLLARLLGLAEFGVLSLGFGLGLLLAVLSSSGLDARLIQLGSAQPDLLDRCYGALVGIRAVLSGAICAVAGPVLLATMSSADAVTVWLVVLACLVDTFSDASRACCGARQEQHRSALVLVIQRFLTLALVAGSLVLAPRAESAALAYLAGTVGGVLAMHLAARRAGVRLRFRGSRPQARLLLQALPVLGLNAFASMGLFRIDTALVGVMLGTTAVGVYAANYRIFETVTFVTWTLTRGIVPVVASRPDDLEHVRRWAQISMAAMLAAYLPYGVLMALRGDDIVTALLGAEYADPGLLVALALAPALFGIGHQCASLLLALRPDPVVLVASVLALVVNIGLNLVLIPWCGLLGAAVATTVSFAAQAVVLLVVVHRRIGPVVAPRHLLGLGAGCAAAAAWCAALPPLLPAVLAAGAAYVVATTVVTLAADPRLVGQAQRLRRH, encoded by the coding sequence GTGACGGCCACGACGGAGCCGACCACGGCGACCCCGCCACGCCCCGCGGACGGCACCCTGCGTCGTACCGGCTCGACGGTCGCCGCCCTGGCTGCCTCCGAGCTGCTCGGCAAGGTCGCCACGTTCGTCATGTTCCTGCTGCTGGCGCGCCTGCTCGGGCTGGCGGAGTTCGGCGTGCTGTCGCTCGGCTTCGGCCTGGGCCTGTTGCTCGCCGTGCTCTCGTCCTCGGGCCTCGACGCCCGGCTGATCCAGCTCGGCAGCGCGCAGCCGGACCTCCTCGACCGCTGCTACGGCGCACTGGTGGGCATCCGGGCGGTGCTGAGCGGGGCGATCTGTGCCGTCGCCGGTCCCGTCCTGCTGGCCACGATGTCGTCGGCCGACGCGGTGACCGTGTGGCTGGTGGTGCTCGCGTGCCTCGTCGACACCTTCTCCGACGCCTCTCGCGCCTGCTGCGGCGCCCGCCAGGAGCAGCACCGCTCGGCGTTGGTGCTCGTGATCCAGCGGTTCCTCACCCTCGCCCTGGTCGCCGGCTCCCTCGTCCTCGCCCCCCGGGCCGAGAGCGCGGCACTCGCCTACCTCGCCGGCACAGTCGGGGGAGTGCTCGCCATGCACCTCGCCGCGCGCCGCGCCGGGGTCCGGCTCCGGTTCCGGGGCAGCCGGCCGCAGGCGCGGCTGCTGCTCCAGGCGCTGCCCGTGCTCGGCCTCAACGCCTTCGCCTCCATGGGCCTGTTCCGCATCGACACCGCGCTGGTCGGGGTCATGCTCGGCACCACGGCGGTCGGCGTCTACGCCGCCAACTACCGGATCTTCGAGACCGTCACCTTCGTGACCTGGACGCTCACCCGCGGCATCGTGCCCGTGGTGGCCAGCCGGCCCGACGACCTCGAGCACGTACGCCGGTGGGCACAGATCTCGATGGCCGCCATGCTGGCGGCCTACCTGCCCTATGGCGTGCTCATGGCGCTGCGCGGGGACGACATCGTCACGGCCCTGCTCGGAGCCGAGTACGCCGATCCCGGCCTCCTCGTCGCCCTGGCGCTGGCCCCGGCACTGTTCGGGATCGGCCACCAGTGCGCCTCACTCCTGCTGGCGCTGCGCCCCGACCCGGTGGTCCTCGTCGCCAGCGTGCTGGCGCTCGTGGTCAACATCGGGCTCAACCTCGTGCTCATCCCGTGGTGCGGCCTGCTCGGGGCCGCCGTCGCCACGACCGTGTCCTTCGCGGCGCAGGCCGTCGTGCTGCTCGTCGTGGTGCACCGCCGGATCGGGCCGGTCGTCGCTCCCCGGCACCTGCTCGGCCTCGGCGCGGGCTGCGCTGCGGCCGCCGCATGGTGTGCGGCGCTCCCGCCGCTCCTGCCCGCGGTGCTGGCCGCGGGCGCGGCGTACGTCGTCGCGACGACCGTCGTGACCCTGGCCGCCGATCCGCGGCTGGTCGGGCAGGCTCAGAGGTTGCGCCGCCACTGA